The Sebastes fasciatus isolate fSebFas1 chromosome 13, fSebFas1.pri, whole genome shotgun sequence genome includes a region encoding these proteins:
- the LOC141781289 gene encoding uncharacterized protein LOC141781289 — translation MSFNTFSCSRVFFKVLNHGVVAARGFNTGWRPRYPGPGGRAAPVRVLDLRSDAMTKPGPAMRQAMAESELGDDLLTRTDPTVDELQKIAADMFQMEDALFVPSTTMGNLIAVMAHCRERGDEMIVGDLSHLHIFEQGGSAQLAGVHATTVTTLPNGTFDLEQLESKIRHGYPKSHYPRSRLICVENTHNIQGGRVLPLTFLKEVRAFADRYGLSVFMDGARVMNAAVALGVPLPTILQHTHTVSVCLSKGLGAPVGTMLAGPRDFIAQAVRCRKALGGHMLKTAMLAAAGKLSLLEMVGRLEEDHRNARTFAQALLDCDPPIFCIDMATVETNIVRFHMQPGLCPSEFCAHMAQVGEGEVAALGQGVQVRMIPFFANSIRAVWHLGISPEDTQLAIQKMQFVASQYLKEKVRAW, via the exons ATGTCTTTCAACACATTTtcctgcagcagagttttctttAAAGTTTTGAACCACGGTGTGGTCGCCGCGCGGGGTTTCAACACCGGGTGGAGACCCAGGTACCCGGGACCGGGCGGGCGGGCGGCCCCAGTCCGGGTGTTGGACCTCCGCAGCGACGCGATGACCAAGCCCGGGCCGGCGATGAGGCAGGCCATGGCGGAAAGTGAGCTCGGAGACGACCTGTTAACCAGAACAGACCCGACTGTTGACG agtTGCAGAAAATTGCAGCTGATATGTTTCAGATGGAGGATGCTCTGTTCGTCCCCTCTACAACCATGGGTAACCTCATCGCAG TAATGGCGCACTGCAGGGAGCGGGGCGACGAGATGATAGTGGGCGATCTGTCACATTTACATATCTTTGAGCAAGGAGGGAGCGCACAG CTGGCTGGTGTCCACGCCACCACAGTGACCACTCTCCCCAACGGAACATTTGACTTGGAGCAGCTGGAATCGAAGATCCGCCACGGTTACCCCAAATCCCACTACCCCCGCTCACGCCTCATATGTGTGGAgaacacacacaacatacaggGAGGCCGTGTGCTGCCTCTGACCTTCCTGAAGGAG GTCCGTGCTTTTGCGGATAGGTACGGTCTATCGGTTTTCATGGACGGAGCCAGGGTGATGAACGCTGCCGTGGCCCTTGGGGTGCCTCTACCCACCatactgcagcacacacacaccgtcagcGTGTGCCTCTCCAAG GGTTTGGGTGCCCCGGTGGGAACCATGCTGGCTGGACCCCGAGACTTCATAGCCCAGGCGGTGCGGTGCCGTAAAGCCCTCGGTGGGCACATGCTGAAGACCGCTATGCTGGCGGCAGCTGGGAAACTGTCTTTACTGGAGATGGTGGGAAGACTGGAGGAGGATCACCGCAATGCAAGAACCTTTGCTCAAG CTCTGCTCGACTGCGACCCTCCTATCTTCTGTATCGACATGGCCACCGTGGAGACAAACATCGTGCGTTTCCATATGCAGCCCGGTTTATGCCCCTCTGAGTTCTGTGCCCACATGGCTCAGGTTGGCGAGGGAGAGGTGGCGGCGCTGGGACAGGGGGTACAAGTTCGCATGATCCCTTTTTTTGCAAATTCGATCCGAGCTGTGTGGCATCTTGGGATTTCCCCCGAAGACACCCAGCTGGCCATCCAGAAAATGCAATTTGTGGCTTCTCAGTACTTGAAGGAAAAAGTCAGGGCCTGGTGA